The following proteins come from a genomic window of Kitasatospora cineracea:
- a CDS encoding MbtH family protein: protein MSNPFDDESGRFLVLVNPEAQYSLWPAHIDVPGGWEQVGPEGSRQECTDLIDRVWTDMRPASLVAAMESDTD from the coding sequence GTGAGCAATCCTTTTGACGACGAATCCGGACGCTTCCTGGTGCTGGTGAACCCGGAGGCGCAGTACTCGCTCTGGCCTGCGCACATCGACGTTCCGGGCGGTTGGGAGCAGGTGGGCCCCGAGGGGTCGCGGCAGGAGTGCACGGACCTGATCGACCGGGTCTGGACCGACATGCGCCCGGCCTCCCTGGTGGCAGCCATGGAGTCCGACACCGACTGA
- a CDS encoding winged helix-turn-helix transcriptional regulator — MNLRVKELTGGLLPDVNSECCASRGVLEHVTSRWAVLVLAVLLDGTHRFSELRRAVGGVSEKMLAQTLQTLEQDGLVLREAYAVIPPRVDYSLTPLGEEAAQHVWTLARWAESRVPEVLAARAAHAEQASQTAQTQQASQAGRAPQTGRPGRTKSAR; from the coding sequence ATGAACCTCAGGGTGAAGGAACTGACCGGCGGCCTCCTGCCGGACGTCAACTCGGAGTGCTGCGCCTCCCGGGGCGTCCTGGAGCACGTCACCAGCCGCTGGGCGGTGCTGGTGCTGGCGGTCCTGCTGGACGGCACCCACCGGTTCAGCGAGCTGCGCCGCGCGGTGGGCGGGGTGAGCGAGAAGATGCTCGCCCAGACCCTGCAGACCCTGGAGCAGGACGGCCTGGTCCTGCGGGAGGCGTACGCCGTCATCCCGCCGCGCGTCGACTACTCGCTGACGCCGCTCGGCGAGGAGGCCGCCCAGCACGTCTGGACGCTGGCCCGCTGGGCCGAGTCGCGCGTCCCGGAGGTGCTGGCGGCCCGGGCGGCGCACGCCGAGCAGGCATCGCAGACGGCGCAGACCCAGCAGGCATCGCAGGCCGGGCGGGCGCCGCAGACCGGGCGGCCCGGGCGGACGAAGAGCGCCCGCTGA